The nucleotide window ATACACTGCCCCCGGGGCCACGACCACAATGAATAAAAACAAGACTATAAATATAAGAGCCAATATAAGCGGCAAGAATAAGATTTTTCTGAGCAAAAACCAGCGCCGCTTTGTTACTAGCTTCTTGGTGGCGCGGAGGGCGGCCATCGGATACATTCCCGGCAAGGTAACGGCGTAGCTAGCCATGATGGTGTTGACCAGCCAATAACCACTTAAGAAGGCCGCCGCTAGCCAAAAGCCGCTAAATAGCAGATCCTCCGCCGGAGTTACGGCAATATCCTGAACATTTGCGATAGAATAAACCAGTCCGCCAGCCGCAAACGGTAGAATTTGGAGGGACGCCACCGCCAGGATGGTAAAAAACGCGATAAGCGGAGTTTGACTGCTATATAACGCATCCCGGATAGAGACTGCCTTGCCGGCCATTAACCGTCTAAAGACCCAAATCAGAACGAGGCTAAAGACTATGAATAAAACCAAACCGTAGAGCAAACGAACGTCGTCCAGCCCTTGGTTGGCGGTCCCCAGGGCCACGCCGGCCAATGTTAGGTTCCTGACAAATTCCGATTCGTTGCCGCCCAGAAACTCGTCAACCACCTCTCGGTAATCATCCAAGCTAACTGTCGGCGCCACTCGCACCAACAAGACATAGAGCAGGCCGTAGATTAAAGTTATGGCGCCGATTTTTCGCCAATGGGCGGCTAACAACTGGTAGGCTCGGCCAAGAATCTGCCAACTGTTGGGCAGGTCGGTGTTATCCCGTTGTGACCGCCAAAAACGATAATTCCGTTTGCTTGGGACTGATTTTTTCTTGGGTTTGACCATATATTAGAGTCCCTGCCCCATGTCTTTGAGCCGGCGGATGCGTTCTTCAACTGGCGGGTGGGTGCTGAATAAATTAGCCATACCGCCCGACAGTGGATTAGCAAAAAACAGATGCGCGGTCGCAGTATTCTGCCGCTTAAGGGTGGATCCGTAGCGGCCAATCTTGGCCAGCGCGCTGGCCAAACCGTCCGGATAACGAGTAGTCAGCGCCCCAGTAGCGTCGGCTAAGTACTCGCGCTTTCGAGAAATCGCCAGTCTGAGCAAATTAGCAATAATTGGCGCTAGGATAGCCGCAATTAGTCCAAAAATAACAATTACGCCGCCGCCTCGCTCGCGGTTACGGCCGCCAAACAGCTGGCTTCGCCAAAAAATGTCCGCTATCAGCCCAATTGCGGTTACCAGCGCGAAAGCAATCATCGATACCCGGATGTCATAATTTTTAACATGCCCGAGCTCGTGTGCCATGACTCCTTCCAGCTCACTATCTTCCAGCACGTCCAACAATCCGCTGGTGGCGGCTACGATGGCATGGTCCGGACTCCGGCCCGTCGCGAAAGCGTTGGGAGCCGGGTCGTCGATAATATACAATTTTGGCATCGGCATACCGTT belongs to Candidatus Saccharimonadales bacterium and includes:
- a CDS encoding M48 family metalloprotease, producing the protein MYSQIATNQRKTWAIMVVFLLVVAGLAWLLGQYFGDYTFTVVAFTIAAVYAVFSYFNAGKLAVAINRAKEISQKDNPRLWRTVENLSITNGMPMPKLYIIDDPAPNAFATGRSPDHAIVAATSGLLDVLEDSELEGVMAHELGHVKNYDIRVSMIAFALVTAIGLIADIFWRSQLFGGRNRERGGGVIVIFGLIAAILAPIIANLLRLAISRKREYLADATGALTTRYPDGLASALAKIGRYGSTLKRQNTATAHLFFANPLSGGMANLFSTHPPVEERIRRLKDMGQGL